One genomic segment of Rubeoparvulum massiliense includes these proteins:
- a CDS encoding prepilin-type N-terminal cleavage/methylation domain-containing protein, with protein MSFNPIKWSKKLKDAQRGFTLIEMLIVLLIIGIIVAVALPDFQKATAGAKEKVCQASAKTLEMQLLQYHFEHGEFPEPIKLESGVLVPEKVVELIQWLLANGYLRDDGSFTGDQFAFIIELTPDKGEATVRCPEVGGAGGGTP; from the coding sequence ATGAGTTTTAATCCGATTAAATGGTCTAAAAAACTGAAGGATGCTCAACGTGGCTTTACATTGATTGAGATGCTGATCGTATTACTTATCATTGGGATTATTGTGGCAGTAGCTTTGCCTGATTTTCAAAAGGCAACAGCAGGGGCGAAGGAAAAGGTATGTCAGGCTAGTGCAAAAACATTAGAGATGCAATTGTTGCAGTACCATTTTGAACATGGAGAATTTCCAGAGCCTATTAAGCTAGAGAGTGGGGTGTTGGTACCGGAGAAGGTGGTAGAACTCATCCAATGGCTCTTAGCAAATGGTTACCTTCGCGATGATGGAAGCTTCACAGGTGATCAATTTGCTTTCATCATTGAATTGACACCAGATAAAGGTGAAGCCACAGTGCGTTGCCCTGAGGTGGGTGGGGCTGGTGGTGGAACACCGTAA
- a CDS encoding menaquinol-cytochrome c reductase cytochrome b/c subunit: MSNPKDEIKYVGDSRVRANGRRPNISPSYSEYPGKTEPFWPNFLLKEWMVAVVVLMGILVLTVVAPSPLEPPANPTDTSYIPLPDWYFLFLYQLLKYPWASGDFVLIGILVIPGLAFGSLLLAPWLDRSPYRRPSQRPIATGVMLFAIVAIFYLTYQGATSHATGDETATPPPVEENVAIPADDSEQPSATALDGEQILLGQASCLSCHGNDLSGTQMAPALNDVGSRLSQDEIYDVIKNGRADTIMSGGLFNGSDDELKAVAQWLSEQK, from the coding sequence ATGAGTAATCCAAAGGATGAAATTAAATACGTAGGTGATTCGCGGGTTAGGGCGAACGGCCGCCGTCCCAACATCTCGCCTTCCTATTCTGAGTACCCAGGGAAGACAGAACCATTCTGGCCCAATTTCTTACTCAAAGAATGGATGGTAGCAGTTGTTGTTTTGATGGGAATTCTAGTGTTGACTGTCGTGGCTCCCTCACCACTTGAGCCTCCAGCTAACCCAACGGATACAAGTTATATCCCATTACCAGATTGGTATTTTCTATTTCTCTATCAACTATTGAAATATCCTTGGGCATCTGGTGATTTTGTCTTAATCGGCATTCTCGTAATCCCAGGTCTAGCTTTTGGTTCGTTGCTATTGGCTCCATGGTTGGATCGTAGTCCCTACCGTCGTCCTTCACAACGACCCATTGCCACAGGGGTCATGTTATTTGCCATTGTAGCTATCTTCTATCTTACCTATCAAGGTGCCACCTCCCATGCTACAGGTGATGAAACAGCTACACCACCACCTGTGGAGGAGAATGTTGCCATTCCTGCTGATGATAGTGAACAGCCTTCTGCAACGGCACTAGATGGGGAGCAGATCCTCCTAGGGCAAGCAAGTTGTTTGAGCTGTCATGGTAATGACTTGAGTGGTACACAGATGGCTCCAGCATTAAATGATGTAGGTTCACGTCTTTCACAGGATGAGATCTATGATGTGATCAAGAATGGTCGCGCAGACACCATCATGTCCGGTGGCCTTTTCAACGGTAGCGATGATGAGCTCAAGGCCGTTGCCCAGTGGCTTTCCGAGCAAAAGTAA
- a CDS encoding ubiquinol-cytochrome c reductase iron-sulfur subunit has product MSEKHQDLSRRQFLNYTLTGVGGFMAAAMLTPMVRFAIDPMLRVDAAGADMIPTLPISEFGPEPREVHFTVKIQDGWYPYEKDTTAWVTYDAEKDEFLVLDPTCKHLGCLIQWDTNPNYAGQYYCPCHDGRYYKDGVNVPNTPPKKPLNTHSYEVRELNGEKVLYVSAWSKERGA; this is encoded by the coding sequence ATGAGTGAGAAGCATCAGGACCTTTCACGGCGACAATTTTTGAATTATACCTTAACTGGCGTTGGTGGATTCATGGCAGCTGCCATGCTCACCCCAATGGTTCGCTTTGCCATTGATCCCATGTTGCGTGTAGATGCAGCAGGCGCTGATATGATTCCAACTTTGCCAATATCCGAGTTTGGTCCAGAACCCAGGGAAGTGCACTTTACTGTAAAGATCCAGGATGGCTGGTATCCCTACGAGAAAGATACCACTGCATGGGTTACTTATGACGCAGAAAAGGATGAGTTTTTGGTCCTAGACCCAACATGTAAGCATTTGGGATGTTTAATTCAATGGGACACCAATCCGAACTATGCGGGACAGTATTATTGTCCATGTCATGATGGGCGCTACTACAAGGATGGTGTGAACGTACCCAATACACCACCTAAGAAGCCACTTAATACCCATAGCTACGAAGTTCGCGAACTGAATGGTGAAAAGGTATTGTATGTTAGTGCGTGGTCGAAGGAGAGGGGGGCGTAG
- a CDS encoding DUF1405 domain-containing protein, whose protein sequence is MKREAPLTGLWEWFQIILVSRPILILLFIINFLGSIYGFIWYDGQLQSTEPTWLRIFVPDSPTASTAFTLVLFSFLVGKRNGYVEAFAAVTSFKYGIWAIAAILWGGQLGSTIVPVQYMLMFSHAGMALEAVLYARYYIFKSHHLVAVAIWTLSNDLLDYLLNIHPAVVKELEVYDHLLGIFTVCLSLVSLILFWYLMKRRNDGENAITSGLS, encoded by the coding sequence GTGAAAAGGGAAGCACCCTTAACAGGACTATGGGAATGGTTTCAGATTATCCTTGTGAGCCGACCCATTCTTATCTTATTGTTTATCATTAATTTTCTAGGTAGTATCTACGGCTTCATTTGGTATGACGGTCAGCTACAGTCTACGGAACCTACCTGGTTAAGAATCTTTGTCCCTGATTCACCAACAGCCAGTACCGCCTTTACTCTCGTGCTTTTTAGTTTTTTAGTGGGTAAGCGTAATGGTTATGTTGAGGCCTTTGCTGCAGTTACATCCTTTAAATATGGAATCTGGGCAATTGCCGCCATTCTTTGGGGTGGACAACTAGGTTCCACCATTGTCCCTGTGCAATATATGCTCATGTTCTCTCATGCTGGAATGGCCTTAGAAGCGGTGCTCTATGCCCGTTACTATATCTTTAAATCACATCATTTAGTGGCTGTAGCGATTTGGACGCTTTCCAATGATCTGTTAGATTATCTTCTGAATATCCATCCAGCAGTGGTGAAGGAATTAGAGGTATATGATCACCTGCTAGGGATCTTTACCGTCTGTTTAAGTTTAGTAAGTCTTATCTTATTTTGGTACTTGATGAAGCGAAGGAATGATGGCGAGAATGCAATTACCTCAGGACTATCATAA
- a CDS encoding RsmB/NOP family class I SAM-dependent RNA methyltransferase — protein sequence MMARMQLPQDYHKRLDKLYGSMEREELLNALQESPVTGLRINPLKMTGRQLEEYFGDLITPVPWTSLGYYYGPSLQPGKHPFHHAGLYYIQEPSAMAVAELVDPQPGEKVLDLCAAPGGKSTHLASIMSNQGVLVSNEYNAKRAKALVENVERFGLRNVLITNETAERLAQHFPAYFDRILIDAPCSGEGMFRKDEEAITTWSEDKIRQLVPIQADLLRQAYTMLRPGGILVYSTCTFAPEENERQIEAFLQGYSQMKLLQLQHVHGMEGGRTAWTESGWSEIEKTLHLWPHRLRGEGHFVAKMQKIEDEEARFECSKKKVGKQNVEQFRRFYQEVFHHPWSENAGDYFQLKEHLYWLPKEMPNFSGLHVLRAGLYLGQQKEKYFQPAHALALASSTSEGGHCLHYPQDALELRQYLRGETLAGEGNRGWILITVDGYPIGWGKESQQQVKNHYPKGLRTMGL from the coding sequence ATGATGGCGAGAATGCAATTACCTCAGGACTATCATAAACGATTAGACAAGCTGTACGGCTCTATGGAGAGGGAGGAGCTATTGAATGCTCTTCAGGAGTCCCCGGTAACGGGTTTACGGATCAATCCGTTGAAAATGACAGGCAGGCAGCTAGAGGAGTATTTTGGTGATTTAATTACACCGGTTCCTTGGACATCTCTAGGTTATTATTACGGGCCTAGCCTCCAGCCTGGCAAACATCCTTTTCACCATGCTGGACTATACTATATCCAAGAGCCCAGTGCGATGGCTGTGGCAGAGCTTGTGGATCCTCAGCCAGGGGAGAAAGTGCTAGATTTATGTGCAGCTCCTGGAGGAAAGAGCACCCACCTGGCATCCATAATGAGCAATCAAGGTGTTCTCGTCTCCAATGAATATAATGCAAAGCGAGCTAAAGCCTTGGTGGAAAATGTGGAGCGTTTCGGCTTACGTAATGTACTGATTACCAACGAAACAGCAGAACGTTTAGCTCAGCATTTTCCTGCGTATTTCGATCGGATTCTCATCGACGCACCTTGTTCTGGTGAGGGGATGTTTCGTAAGGATGAAGAGGCGATTACCACCTGGAGCGAGGATAAGATCAGGCAGCTTGTTCCTATCCAAGCTGACCTTCTTCGTCAAGCCTATACAATGCTACGACCAGGGGGGATTCTTGTTTACTCCACCTGTACCTTTGCACCAGAGGAGAATGAGCGGCAGATTGAAGCCTTTCTACAAGGATATTCTCAGATGAAACTTCTTCAACTTCAGCACGTACATGGTATGGAGGGTGGAAGAACAGCGTGGACCGAATCAGGCTGGTCTGAGATTGAAAAAACGCTTCATCTTTGGCCCCACCGTCTTCGTGGTGAAGGTCATTTTGTGGCGAAGATGCAAAAGATAGAAGATGAAGAGGCCCGCTTTGAATGCTCAAAGAAAAAGGTGGGAAAACAAAATGTAGAGCAATTTCGTCGCTTTTACCAGGAGGTATTTCACCATCCTTGGTCAGAGAATGCTGGTGACTATTTTCAATTAAAGGAGCATCTTTATTGGTTACCAAAGGAGATGCCTAATTTTTCTGGCTTACATGTTTTACGCGCAGGGCTCTACTTGGGACAGCAGAAGGAAAAATATTTTCAGCCTGCACATGCCCTTGCCCTTGCATCAAGTACTAGTGAAGGAGGTCATTGTCTTCATTATCCTCAGGATGCTCTGGAGCTTAGACAGTATCTGCGAGGTGAAACCCTAGCTGGGGAAGGAAATCGTGGATGGATTCTCATCACAGTGGATGGATATCCCATCGGTTGGGGGAAGGAAAGCCAGCAGCAAGTAAAAAACCATTATCCCAAAGGTTTACGAACCATGGGTTTATAA
- a CDS encoding zinc metallopeptidase, protein MIFDATMILIIPAILLSLYAQFKVQSAYGKYSKIGSTSGMRGVDVARQILQSNGVYNVDVEVTQGRLTDHYDPIAKKVRLSEENYYGNSLAAIAVSAHECGHAMQDAQGYAFLRFRHAIFPVVNIASQAAFPLILLGFFFSNTFLLLGIIFFLVTVIFQAVTLPVEFNASSRALTQIQQLGIVTGGREQDGARNVLTAAALTYVAAALTAVLELLRLILIFTNREE, encoded by the coding sequence ATGATTTTCGACGCAACCATGATCTTAATTATTCCAGCCATTCTTCTGTCACTCTATGCCCAGTTTAAAGTACAGAGTGCCTATGGGAAGTATTCAAAAATCGGTAGCACCAGTGGCATGCGCGGTGTAGATGTAGCCCGGCAGATTCTGCAATCCAATGGTGTCTATAATGTAGATGTGGAAGTGACCCAGGGACGGTTAACCGACCACTATGATCCCATTGCGAAGAAAGTGCGTTTATCAGAAGAGAATTACTACGGGAATTCATTGGCAGCCATCGCCGTATCTGCCCATGAATGTGGTCATGCTATGCAAGATGCACAAGGCTATGCATTTCTCCGTTTCCGTCATGCGATTTTCCCAGTGGTGAATATTGCCTCACAGGCAGCGTTCCCTTTGATTCTCCTCGGTTTCTTCTTTAGCAACACTTTTCTTTTGTTGGGAATCATTTTCTTTCTGGTGACTGTTATCTTTCAAGCGGTTACTCTACCGGTAGAATTTAATGCAAGCTCTCGTGCCCTTACGCAGATTCAACAGCTCGGCATTGTAACTGGAGGTCGCGAACAGGATGGTGCACGCAACGTCTTAACTGCTGCTGCTTTAACCTATGTAGCTGCCGCATTAACCGCTGTTCTAGAATTGCTCAGATTAATCCTGATTTTTACTAATCGTGAAGAGTAA
- a CDS encoding GspE/PulE family protein, with translation MWSMEHVVERCIQEAAAWFASDIHFDPTPTSLDIRFRIAGQLMMYQELPLEYKDKLITYLKLQSDMDIGERRRPQDGRFTSTVNALGTIECRTSSLPTLHGERLVLRLHGTQKQFDSLQQLGMLPVQEQMVERFLHASHGLILITGPTGSGKTTTIYTLLQPLLQERKNIISLEDPVEYPVAGIHQVVMETRHGFSYAEGLRALLRQDPDVIVVGEIRDEATAHMVIRASLTGHLVLSTMHTSSTIGALMRLRELGISPALISNACIGIIAQRLQPIPCRHHTSPECPHCKGTGVNGRRAIFEVLEVKPELFDYMVNDALYHRLHQWLGQNSDFLSLDDVANLLPDHSDAVEQLVLPLQLAGE, from the coding sequence ATGTGGTCCATGGAGCATGTAGTGGAGCGGTGCATCCAAGAAGCAGCTGCATGGTTTGCCAGTGATATTCATTTTGACCCCACGCCAACATCGCTGGATATTCGTTTTCGGATCGCAGGGCAATTGATGATGTATCAGGAATTACCTTTAGAATATAAGGATAAGCTGATCACCTATCTGAAACTTCAATCAGATATGGATATTGGTGAACGCCGAAGACCCCAGGATGGTCGCTTTACGAGTACAGTTAACGCACTAGGTACCATCGAGTGCCGTACCTCCTCATTACCTACTTTACACGGAGAACGTCTTGTTCTACGCCTTCATGGTACACAGAAACAGTTTGATTCTCTTCAGCAACTGGGCATGTTACCAGTGCAGGAACAGATGGTAGAACGGTTTCTCCATGCCTCTCACGGATTAATTCTTATTACTGGACCCACTGGCAGTGGTAAGACCACCACCATTTATACTTTACTTCAACCTTTATTACAAGAACGAAAGAATATCATCTCCCTAGAAGACCCTGTTGAATATCCTGTGGCGGGTATTCACCAAGTAGTGATGGAAACACGACATGGTTTTTCCTATGCAGAAGGACTGCGTGCTCTGTTACGACAAGATCCTGATGTAATTGTAGTGGGAGAGATCCGAGATGAAGCCACAGCACATATGGTCATCCGTGCTTCGTTAACAGGTCACCTTGTATTATCAACGATGCATACCTCTAGTACCATTGGTGCATTGATGCGCTTACGTGAATTAGGCATATCGCCTGCTTTAATCAGTAATGCATGTATTGGGATCATTGCGCAACGCTTACAGCCCATCCCCTGTCGTCATCACACTTCACCAGAATGTCCCCACTGTAAAGGAACAGGTGTCAATGGAAGAAGGGCCATCTTCGAAGTCTTAGAAGTGAAACCTGAGCTATTTGATTATATGGTGAATGATGCCTTATATCACCGACTACATCAATGGTTAGGACAAAATTCTGATTTTCTCAGTCTTGATGATGTTGCCAATCTTCTTCCGGATCACAGTGATGCTGTTGAGCAGTTAGTCTTACCACTTCAGCTGGCTGGAGAATAG
- a CDS encoding zf-HC2 domain-containing protein: protein MKCEEVQAKLLDMEAGRLSEIECRYIMHHLKGCLDCAEEHQVIKRSMEWVEPEHQVHSSQFSTDNFMMGNIMDRIREENKWAVPITKRKFQLSEQLRRVGSLIAVLLLVTLSLSFMFITVQDSRVTDIDKSWVQLSWAESQADSSALVEENSVVASISEPVVYTVDQFTSPIDYWIIGTLFGTTIIVLGMCWLTRVS, encoded by the coding sequence ATGAAGTGTGAAGAAGTACAGGCCAAACTTCTTGATATGGAAGCAGGAAGACTTAGCGAGATAGAATGCCGTTATATCATGCATCACTTGAAGGGCTGTTTGGATTGTGCTGAGGAGCACCAAGTTATTAAGCGTAGTATGGAGTGGGTAGAGCCAGAGCACCAAGTGCACTCATCCCAGTTCTCTACGGATAACTTTATGATGGGCAATATCATGGATCGGATCCGTGAAGAGAATAAGTGGGCAGTTCCCATCACTAAAAGAAAGTTTCAACTCTCTGAGCAACTTAGAAGAGTTGGCTCCTTAATCGCAGTTCTCTTGCTGGTTACACTCTCCTTATCTTTCATGTTTATCACAGTACAAGACTCACGCGTGACCGATATTGACAAAAGCTGGGTTCAACTTTCTTGGGCTGAATCACAGGCAGACTCTTCAGCGTTGGTGGAAGAGAATTCTGTCGTTGCTAGTATTAGTGAACCCGTGGTTTATACTGTAGATCAATTCACTTCACCCATCGATTACTGGATTATTGGAACTCTATTTGGAACCACAATCATTGTCTTAGGAATGTGTTGGCTCACTAGAGTTAGTTAA
- a CDS encoding prepilin-type N-terminal cleavage/methylation domain-containing protein, translating to MEHRNRWFHEEAQAEQGSSLLEVLVAMQILAVLLMVLIPWVKEPYEDWLLKRFLAELEEDLQTLPLIALSERGFFDIAFLEERYFIYSWKDGVIRSVTYPKLIRFVRLDSYPGNNIIRFSQRGTASRGGTICIATKKGIHHSFVFTLDTGKARYKKGCV from the coding sequence GTGGAACACCGTAATCGCTGGTTCCATGAAGAAGCCCAAGCTGAACAAGGCTCTTCGTTACTAGAGGTTCTTGTTGCTATGCAGATTCTTGCTGTGTTACTCATGGTCTTGATTCCATGGGTGAAGGAACCCTATGAGGATTGGCTACTCAAGCGCTTTTTAGCGGAACTGGAAGAGGATCTCCAGACCTTGCCCCTAATTGCCTTGAGTGAACGAGGATTCTTTGATATTGCTTTTCTAGAGGAACGCTACTTCATTTATAGCTGGAAGGATGGGGTGATCCGTTCAGTTACCTACCCGAAACTGATCCGTTTTGTTCGTCTAGATTCCTATCCAGGAAATAATATCATCCGCTTTTCCCAGAGGGGGACTGCTTCCCGTGGAGGGACCATATGTATCGCAACGAAGAAGGGAATTCATCATAGCTTTGTCTTTACACTGGATACAGGCAAAGCTCGCTATAAAAAAGGTTGTGTCTAG
- a CDS encoding type II secretion system F family protein, whose product MKIRRFSLLIPRSSIKWQDEQLLRIASHFSFLLTAGLPLLTALDSMLKRESRSMKKRLTSLRHHLQQGHSLSEAFQQLGLPSFFLFCLRMAEMHGDYAQAFQTIEKYYQERIQMKEERRQLLRYPLILLTFILLTFLFFLLILLPRLSSFYASFHVPLPPLVQSILQWTEWLSSNGWIYLLLSSFLFVLLFGWLIRRDQLWFTRWMNSSWFPLHSFFQSRFTLFFTRALSILLQAGIPILQAIREMILSTPNRWTIPILQQIEEQLLQGKRLTETLEHCAFITDECAVVVAIAEEGGGVGDQLHRYGHLLQVQQRKNWERRLQWLQPVLFLLLGAVILIMFSLLFQPMFGFLQRL is encoded by the coding sequence ATGAAAATAAGGCGATTTTCATTACTTATACCTCGTTCAAGCATAAAATGGCAGGATGAGCAGCTACTTCGAATCGCAAGTCATTTTTCATTTCTTTTAACTGCAGGTCTTCCACTATTAACGGCTTTGGATTCGATGCTCAAGCGGGAAAGTAGAAGTATGAAGAAACGTCTCACCAGTTTGCGCCATCACCTTCAGCAAGGACATAGTCTATCTGAGGCCTTTCAACAGCTAGGTTTACCTTCCTTTTTCCTCTTCTGCTTGCGGATGGCCGAGATGCATGGTGATTATGCCCAAGCTTTTCAGACCATCGAAAAATACTATCAGGAACGGATCCAAATGAAGGAGGAAAGGCGCCAATTACTGCGTTATCCTCTCATTCTATTGACATTTATTCTCCTTACTTTTCTCTTCTTTCTTCTAATTCTACTTCCCCGGCTTTCCTCTTTTTATGCTTCATTTCATGTTCCACTTCCTCCCCTCGTTCAGTCGATTCTGCAATGGACAGAGTGGCTATCCTCAAACGGTTGGATTTATCTACTACTATCCTCATTCCTGTTCGTTCTCCTCTTTGGTTGGCTTATACGACGAGACCAGCTCTGGTTTACGCGCTGGATGAACTCCTCTTGGTTTCCCCTTCATTCCTTCTTTCAAAGTCGATTTACCCTCTTCTTTACTCGCGCTCTCTCCATCCTCTTACAAGCAGGTATTCCGATTTTACAAGCGATTCGCGAAATGATCTTGAGCACCCCGAATCGTTGGACAATCCCGATCCTTCAACAGATCGAGGAGCAGCTTTTGCAGGGGAAGCGTTTGACGGAAACTTTAGAGCACTGTGCTTTTATCACAGATGAGTGTGCAGTTGTTGTGGCTATTGCTGAGGAGGGAGGTGGTGTAGGAGATCAATTGCATCGCTATGGTCACTTGCTCCAAGTACAACAACGAAAAAACTGGGAAAGAAGATTGCAGTGGCTGCAGCCTGTGCTCTTCCTCTTATTGGGAGCCGTCATTCTCATCATGTTTTCGCTGCTTTTTCAACCAATGTTTGGCTTTCTTCAACGCTTGTAA
- the qcrB gene encoding menaquinol-cytochrome c reductase cytochrome b subunit, with protein sequence MLRKLYDWIDERLDVTPLWRDFADHEVPEHVNPAHHFSAFVYCFGGLTFFIVVIQILSGMFLSMYFVPDIKNAYESTKYIQYQVPFGDIVRGMHHWGASLVIVMMFLHTLRVFFQGAYKKPRELNWVVGVLIFFVMLGLGFTGYLLPFDQKAYFATKVGVEIAGQVPLIGTYLQSLLLGGPIVGAVTLTRFFAIHVFFLPAALLGLLAAHFIMIRRQGISGPL encoded by the coding sequence ATGCTTAGAAAACTATACGATTGGATCGATGAACGTCTTGATGTTACTCCATTATGGCGTGATTTTGCTGACCATGAGGTTCCTGAACATGTGAACCCAGCTCATCACTTTTCTGCATTTGTCTACTGCTTTGGTGGATTAACCTTCTTCATCGTCGTCATCCAAATTTTATCCGGCATGTTTTTATCGATGTACTTTGTTCCTGATATTAAGAATGCCTATGAATCTACCAAATATATCCAGTACCAAGTGCCATTTGGTGATATTGTTCGAGGCATGCACCATTGGGGAGCAAGTCTTGTCATTGTAATGATGTTTTTACATACGTTACGCGTTTTCTTCCAGGGCGCATATAAGAAGCCACGGGAGTTAAACTGGGTTGTTGGCGTACTTATCTTTTTTGTCATGTTAGGGTTAGGCTTTACTGGCTATCTATTACCCTTTGATCAGAAGGCGTACTTTGCAACGAAGGTTGGTGTGGAGATTGCAGGTCAGGTGCCGCTCATTGGTACCTATCTTCAAAGCCTTCTATTAGGCGGACCAATCGTAGGTGCGGTAACATTAACGCGTTTCTTTGCAATCCACGTCTTCTTCCTACCGGCTGCCTTGCTGGGTCTCTTAGCAGCCCACTTTATCATGATACGCCGTCAAGGAATCTCAGGTCCGCTATAA
- a CDS encoding tetratricopeptide repeat protein encodes MGHSFEEQLDQAENLLIAGEIEAGLQQLALLEETELNHDQMLTLAELYYELGHMEKAKKLLEPLIAVADIDGQLLMAEIQLDEGEIEDAWAELLLCKEEYPNHLRLLVLLADTSMLLDMPEVAYEYIDHARQLAPHDTSIQDAWHYVRTAAGLEIHTDMETEEPELLSDQRLELEGDDAAYSGHFEEALACYQELLQRDAKSVTILYKAGFIASQLKDYLLAESYLKEVIRQDPEYIQAYRLLGEAYYHQQDLEQAQTMWNRYLTYNPEDAEIAIQLLTLYVQQHRYGEAESLIHRLQADLEEYPPYWYLVGELYRGQDKWEEAATAYQACIQRSSDYQDVHWAYARVLQELEQIPEAIQAMRHHLSLNPEDKVAWKDMGYLLLENGEVSEAIVCWEHSLHIDPYQEEILEIIQRYQEE; translated from the coding sequence ATGGGACATTCGTTTGAAGAACAGCTGGATCAGGCTGAAAATCTGTTAATTGCTGGAGAAATAGAAGCAGGGCTTCAACAACTCGCATTATTAGAAGAGACTGAGCTAAACCATGATCAAATGCTAACTTTAGCAGAGCTCTACTATGAATTGGGACATATGGAGAAGGCAAAAAAGCTATTAGAGCCACTCATCGCTGTTGCTGATATTGATGGGCAGCTATTAATGGCAGAGATTCAATTGGATGAAGGAGAGATTGAAGATGCGTGGGCTGAACTGCTCTTGTGTAAGGAGGAGTATCCTAATCACCTTCGTCTCTTAGTCCTGCTAGCAGATACCTCGATGCTATTAGATATGCCAGAAGTCGCTTACGAGTACATCGATCATGCTCGTCAACTAGCACCCCATGATACTTCTATTCAGGATGCATGGCACTACGTTCGTACAGCTGCAGGACTAGAAATACATACGGACATGGAAACAGAAGAGCCTGAATTACTCTCTGATCAGCGCCTTGAATTAGAAGGTGATGATGCAGCCTACAGTGGTCATTTCGAAGAAGCGTTAGCCTGTTATCAGGAGTTGCTTCAACGGGATGCAAAATCGGTTACCATCCTCTATAAAGCAGGCTTTATAGCTAGTCAGTTAAAGGATTATCTTCTTGCTGAGAGCTATTTAAAAGAGGTAATTCGTCAAGATCCTGAGTACATCCAAGCGTACCGTTTATTGGGGGAGGCCTATTATCATCAACAGGATCTAGAGCAAGCTCAAACGATGTGGAATCGCTATCTCACCTATAATCCAGAAGATGCGGAGATTGCTATACAGTTACTTACCCTCTATGTTCAACAGCATCGCTATGGAGAGGCTGAATCATTAATCCATCGCTTACAGGCCGATCTTGAAGAGTATCCGCCATACTGGTACTTAGTTGGAGAACTCTATCGGGGTCAAGATAAGTGGGAAGAAGCTGCCACAGCCTATCAAGCATGTATTCAGCGCAGTAGTGATTATCAGGATGTACATTGGGCTTATGCTCGCGTGCTACAGGAGCTAGAGCAAATTCCTGAGGCAATTCAAGCAATGCGTCACCATTTATCTCTCAATCCAGAAGACAAGGTAGCATGGAAGGATATGGGATATTTATTATTGGAAAACGGTGAAGTAAGCGAAGCTATTGTGTGCTGGGAACACTCTCTCCATATCGACCCGTATCAAGAAGAGATACTTGAGATTATTCAACGCTATCAAGAAGAATAG
- a CDS encoding YpiB family protein has translation MIVKQAVSLHEKKEFLQYFLNHYTLKKKEAAWLLHYVMTHHKLLEKVHFTDYFANLPKLIIISTNCVHTTPFKFYKNNRVTPSVEKAFHDIRSNPHEEIFIGLFFKDKEHSKEYSAVLENHWGSVHHIEDHPVIEVFAEMVLEKAYYEKQMIWLKEAIDEALDHRDGQRFHELSKRLALLEAQEISIFQ, from the coding sequence ATGATTGTGAAACAGGCTGTCAGCCTGCATGAAAAAAAGGAGTTTCTACAATATTTTCTTAATCATTATACATTGAAGAAAAAAGAAGCTGCATGGTTGCTCCATTATGTCATGACTCATCATAAGCTATTAGAGAAGGTGCATTTTACGGATTACTTTGCCAATCTACCTAAGCTGATCATTATTTCCACCAACTGTGTTCATACTACCCCTTTCAAGTTCTATAAGAATAACCGAGTTACACCTAGTGTAGAGAAAGCATTTCATGATATTCGTTCCAATCCTCATGAGGAGATCTTTATCGGCTTATTCTTTAAGGATAAAGAGCATTCGAAGGAGTACTCCGCTGTATTAGAGAATCATTGGGGTTCAGTTCACCATATTGAGGATCACCCTGTCATTGAAGTGTTTGCAGAGATGGTATTAGAGAAGGCGTACTATGAAAAGCAAATGATTTGGCTGAAGGAGGCCATCGATGAAGCCCTTGATCATCGAGATGGTCAACGCTTCCATGAGCTTTCAAAGCGTTTGGCCCTTCTAGAGGCTCAAGAGATTTCAATTTTTCAATAA